The following proteins are encoded in a genomic region of Coffea eugenioides isolate CCC68of chromosome 6, Ceug_1.0, whole genome shotgun sequence:
- the LOC113776108 gene encoding FT-interacting protein 7-like yields the protein MQRPPQEDFQLKETKPHLGGVKITGDKLTSTHDLVEQMQYLYVRVVKAKDLPAKDVTGSCDPYVEVKLGNYRGMTRHFEKKTNPEWNQVFAFSKDRLQSSNLEVTVKDKDFVKDDFIGRVMFDLNEVPKRVPPDSPLAPQWYRLEDRQGNKVRGELMLAVWMGTQADEAFPEAWHSDAAAVSGAEGLANIRSKVYLSPKLWYLRVNVIEAQDLIPSDKSRFPEVFVKVILGHQVLKTRVSMSKTINPMWNEDLIFVAAEPFEEPLILSVEDRVAPNKDEVLGRCAIPLHQLERRLDHKPINSRWYNLEKYVTVVEGEKKREIKFASRIHTRICLEGGYHVLDESTHYSSDLRPTAKQLWKSTIGVLELGILNAEGLSPMKTRDGRATTDAYCVAKYGQKWVRTRTIIDNFTPKWNEQYTWEVYDPCTVITIGVFDNCHLQGGDKSGGARDLRIGKVRIRLSTLETDRVYTHAYPLLVLNPSGVKKMGEIHLAVRFNCSSLLNMMHLYSQPLLPKMHYIYPLTVSQLDILRHQATQIVSMRLSRAEPPLRKEIVEYMLDVGSHMWSMRRSKANFFRIMGVLGGLIAVGKWFDQICNWKNPITTVLIHILFLILVLYPELILPTIFLYLFLIGVWYYRWRPRNPPHMDTRLSCADNAHPDELDEEFDSFPTSRPADIVRMRYDRLRSIAGRIQTVVGDLATQGERLQSLLSWRDPRATALFVIFCLVAAIVLYVTPFQVVALLTGFYVLRHPRFRYKLPSVPLNFFRRLPARTDCML from the coding sequence ATGCAGAGGCCTCCACAGGAAGATTTTCAACTTAAGGAGACCAAACCCCACCTTGGTGGAGTGAAAATAACTGGAGATAAGCTTACTAGCACTCATGACCTTGTTGAGCAAATGCAGTACCTTTACGTTAGGGTGGTAAAGGCGAAAGATTTACCTGCGAAGGATGTTACTGGGAGTTGTGACCCTTACGTTGAGGTTAAGCTTGGGAACTATAGGGGCATGACACGACATTTTGAGAAAAAGACAAATCCTGAATGGAATCAGGTGTTTGCTTTTTCAAAGGATCGGCTTCAATCTTCTAATCTTGAGGTTACTGTGAAAGATAAGGATTTTGTGAAGGATGATTTTATAGGCAGAGTTATGTTTGACTTGAATGAGGTTCCAAAGAGAGTTCCTCCTGATAGTCCTCTGGCACCTCAGTGGTATAGATTGGAGGATAGGCAAGGGAACAAGGTTAGAGGAGAGCTGATGTTGGCTGTCTGGATGGGTACTCAGGCTGATGAAGCATTTCCTGAAGCCTGGCATTCAGATGCTGCGGCTGTTAGTGGTGCTGAGGGCCTCGCAAACATTAGGTCAAAGGTGTATTTGTCACCAAAGCTATGGTACCTGCGAGTTAATGTGATTGAAGCACAGGATTTAATACCGAGTGATAAGAGCAGGTTTCCTGAAGTCTTTGTGAAGGTCATCCTTGGGCATCAAGTTCTGAAGACCAGAGTATCCATGTCTAAGACAATTAACCCAATGTGGAACGAGGATCTTATATTTGTAGCTGCGGAGCCCTTTGAGGAGCCATTAATTTTGAGTGTGGAAGATAGAGTTGCACCTAATAAAGATGAAGTTCTTGGCAGGTGTGCTATTCCTCTGCACCAGTTGGAGAGGAGGTTGGATCACAAACCAATAAATTCTAGGTGGTATAATCTTGAAAAGTATGTGACTGTTGTTGAgggggaaaagaagagagaaataAAGTTTGCCAGCCGGATTCACACGAGGATCTGTCTGGAAGGTGGTTACCATGTTTTAGACGAATCGACCCACTACAGTAGTGATCTTAGACCGACAGCGAAACAGTTGTGGAAGTCAACCATTGGGGTTTTAGAATTGGGTATCTTGAATGCTGAGGGGCTATCACCTATGAAGACAAGGGATGGGCGGGCAACAACTGATGCTTACTGCGTGGCCAAATATGGGCAGAAGTGGGTGCGGACAAGGACAATTATCGATAACTTTACTCCCAAATGGAATGAACAGTACACTTGGGAGGTATATGACCCTTGCACGGTTATTACTATTGGTGTCTTTGATAACTGTCATCTGCAAGGAGGTGATAAATCTGGAGGTGCAAGGGACTTGAGGATTGGAAAGGTCAGAATTCGTCTTTCTACACTGGAAACAGATCGTGTTTACACACATGCTTATCCACTTCTGGTTTTGAATCCTTCTGGTGTGAAGAAGATGGGTGAAATACACCTGGCCGTGAGATTTAATTGCTCATCATTGCTGAATATGATGCATTTGTACTCACAACCTCTGTTGCCCaaaatgcattatatttatcCACTAACTGTCAGTCAGCTTGACATCTTGAGGCACCAGGCCACACAAATTGTCTCGATGAGACTTAGTCGTGCTGAGCCTCCTTTAAGGAAGGAGATAGTCGAGTATATGTTGGATGTTGGTTCCCACATGTGGAGTATGAGGAGAAGCAAGGCTAACTTTTTCAGAATAATGGGGGTTCTAGGTGGATTAATTGCTGTTGGGAAATGGTTTGACCAGATCTGCAATTGGAAGAACCCCATTACCACTGTTCTAATTCATATTCTGTTCTTAATACTGGTCTTGTACCCGGAGCTTATTCTACCAACCATTTTCTTGTACCTTTTCTTGATTGGAGTTTGGTACTACAGATGGAGGCCAAGGAATCCACCTCACATGGACACTCGATTGTCCTGTGCCGATAATGCTCATCCGGATGAACTGGATGAGGAGTTTGACTCATTTCCAACATCACGGCCTGCTGACATTGTCAGGATGAGGTATGATAGGTTGAGAAGTATTGCAGGAAGGATTCAGACTGTGGTTGGTGACTTGGCTACTCAAGGAGAGAGGCTCCAATCGCTGCTGAGCTGGAGAGACCCAAGAGCCACAGCtctatttgtgattttttgtcTGGTTGCTGCTATCGTGCTTTACGTCACACCGTTTCAAGTAGTGGCCCTTCTTActggattttatgttttaagacaTCCAAGATTCCGTTACAAACTTCCGTCAGTGCCGTTGAATTTCTTTAGGAGGTTACCTGCTAGAACAGACTGCATGCTCTGA